Genomic DNA from Shumkonia mesophila:
GCTATGGCCAGACGCCCCCCCATCCCCGGTGGCCGGGAGAGGCGCGGATCGCCTTGCAGTTCGTGGTCAACTACGAGGAAGGTGCCGAGAACTGCATCCTCCACGGCGATGCCCATTCCGAGACCCTGAATTCCGACAATGTGGGAATCGCCCCCCGCCAGGGAGAGCGCGACCTGGTCACCGAATCCTTCTATGAGTACGGCAGCCGGGCCGGGTATTGGCGCTTGATGCGCCTATTTAACGAACGCGGGATAAAGACGACAGTTTTCGCGATCGGCATGGCGATCGATCGGACACCCGACGTCGGCCGTTACGCGGTGGCGACCGGCCACGAAATCTGCTGTCACGGTTGGCGTTGGGTCGATTACCGCCGCATTCCCGAAGCCGAGGAACGCGACCACATCGGGCGCGCCGTGAAAGCCATCGAGCAGGCCGCCGGGTCAACGCCGGTCGGCTGGTATACCGGGCGCATCAGCGAACGGACCCGCAGTCTGGTCGCGGCCCACGGGCAGTTCATCTATGATTCCGACGCCTACAACGACGACCTGCCCTACTGGGTGCGCGTAGGCGGCAAGCCTTGGCTGGTCATCCCCTACGCCTTCGATACCAACGATATGCGTTTCGCGTCCGCCCCCGGCTTCAACACCGGCCAGCAGTTCTTCGAACACCTGCGGGACAGCTTCGACTTCCTCTATCGGGAGGGGGCGACGTCACCCAAGATGATGTCGGTCGGGCTCCATTGCCGGCTGGCCGGGCGACCGGGCCGGGCCGCCGCTCTCGAGCGGTTTCTCGATCATGCCCTGGCGCACGAGGGGGTGTGGATCTGCCGGCGGGACGAAATCGCCCGCCACTGGTTCACCCACCACGCACCCGAAGCGACCACGGCCGGCTGACCGTCCTTCGCCGGATCGCGTTCTCCGCGGAAAATGCCCTAGCTGATGTCCGCCGGCCGCTTG
This window encodes:
- the puuE gene encoding allantoinase PuuE, producing the protein MTYPRDMIGYGQTPPHPRWPGEARIALQFVVNYEEGAENCILHGDAHSETLNSDNVGIAPRQGERDLVTESFYEYGSRAGYWRLMRLFNERGIKTTVFAIGMAIDRTPDVGRYAVATGHEICCHGWRWVDYRRIPEAEERDHIGRAVKAIEQAAGSTPVGWYTGRISERTRSLVAAHGQFIYDSDAYNDDLPYWVRVGGKPWLVIPYAFDTNDMRFASAPGFNTGQQFFEHLRDSFDFLYREGATSPKMMSVGLHCRLAGRPGRAAALERFLDHALAHEGVWICRRDEIARHWFTHHAPEATTAG